In Aestuariibaculum lutulentum, one DNA window encodes the following:
- a CDS encoding DUF2264 domain-containing protein, which translates to MKKNILSLLILLISIQLITAQSDRELWVEELIKMSDPVLSALAKDKLKATMPTEQSSFDYGDRSNFAGLEAFGRLMAGIAPWLELGPDNTKEGELRKKYIELTQKAIRNAVNPKSKDYLNFDKGSQPLVDAAFLAQGFLRAPKQLWEPLSAETKQMVIDAFKKSRTIKNVPYNNWLLFAATVEAFFVKFTDEADYLRIEYALNKHMEWYVGDGLYSDGKYYHWDYYNSFVIHPMLIDVVTTIKESNHPYKRLEEDVIKRAQRYAEILERQISPEGTYPVIGRSSVYRFGSFQLLSQMALLEQLPVELSEAQVRSALTAVLKRVLKADGTYDKKGWLQLGVVGYQPKMAEPYINTGSLYLTSLGFLPLGLPENHSFWTSKREPWTSVKVWGSNPDVARDKYKN; encoded by the coding sequence ATGAAAAAAAACATATTATCCTTATTAATTCTCCTAATCTCAATTCAACTTATTACAGCTCAAAGCGATCGTGAACTTTGGGTAGAAGAATTAATAAAAATGTCCGATCCTGTTTTATCAGCATTAGCTAAGGATAAACTTAAAGCGACTATGCCTACTGAGCAAAGTAGTTTTGATTACGGCGACCGAAGTAATTTCGCTGGTCTTGAAGCTTTCGGAAGACTTATGGCAGGTATTGCACCTTGGTTAGAATTAGGACCAGACAACACAAAGGAGGGAGAACTACGTAAAAAATATATTGAGCTAACTCAAAAGGCCATCCGCAATGCGGTAAACCCAAAATCTAAAGATTATTTAAATTTTGATAAGGGAAGCCAACCATTAGTTGATGCCGCTTTTCTTGCTCAAGGATTTTTAAGAGCTCCAAAACAACTATGGGAGCCACTTTCAGCGGAAACTAAACAAATGGTAATTGATGCGTTTAAAAAATCGAGAACCATAAAAAATGTCCCATATAATAACTGGTTACTGTTTGCTGCAACTGTTGAAGCTTTCTTCGTAAAATTTACCGATGAAGCCGACTATCTACGTATTGAATACGCTTTAAACAAACACATGGAATGGTATGTTGGCGACGGTTTGTATTCTGATGGAAAATATTACCACTGGGATTATTACAATTCATTTGTTATTCATCCGATGCTAATTGATGTGGTTACAACTATTAAGGAGTCTAATCATCCTTATAAAAGATTAGAAGAAGATGTTATAAAACGTGCACAACGCTACGCCGAAATTTTAGAGCGCCAAATTTCACCTGAAGGCACTTACCCTGTTATTGGTCGCTCTTCGGTATACAGATTTGGAAGTTTTCAATTACTATCCCAAATGGCACTTTTAGAGCAATTACCTGTTGAATTATCTGAAGCACAAGTTCGCTCTGCTTTAACGGCAGTTTTAAAACGTGTATTAAAAGCCGACGGTACTTACGACAAAAAAGGGTGGTTACAACTTGGTGTTGTAGGATACCAACCTAAAATGGCAGAACCTTACATTAACACCGGAAGTTTATATTTAACCTCTTTAGGATTTTTACCATTAGGACTTCCTGAAAATCATTCGTTCTGGACATCAAAACGAGAACCATGGACAAGTGTTAAGGTTTGGGGCAGCAATCCGGATGTTGCAAGAGATAAGTATAAAAACTAA
- a CDS encoding DUF2061 domain-containing protein: MIEQVLTNSSQKEKTTYKTDAASEKPIRSVVKSLSWRTIGTLDTILISWIVTGELTLAFSIGSIELVTKMVLYFFHERIWNSIKWGK, from the coding sequence ATGATTGAGCAAGTATTAACAAATTCAAGTCAGAAAGAAAAAACGACCTATAAAACCGATGCAGCTTCAGAGAAGCCGATTAGGAGTGTAGTTAAGTCTTTAAGCTGGAGAACTATAGGAACTCTGGATACTATTTTAATCTCCTGGATTGTAACCGGAGAATTAACATTAGCCTTTTCTATAGGCTCTATAGAGTTAGTAACAAAAATGGTGCTTTACTTTTTTCACGAGCGCATTTGGAATTCCATTAAATGGGGAAAATAA
- a CDS encoding RrF2 family transcriptional regulator: MLSKKTKYGLKALTFIARQEGDVPVQVGEIAKGEQIPQKFLESILLTLRKAGVLGSKKGKHGGYYLRHEPSQINMADVMRVLEGPIAMVPCVSLNFYEKCDDCVNEAQCSVHKLMIQVRDSNLNVFKNTTLADLSFSE, from the coding sequence ATGTTATCTAAGAAAACAAAATACGGATTAAAGGCCCTTACTTTTATTGCGAGACAAGAAGGTGATGTGCCTGTGCAAGTTGGTGAAATTGCCAAAGGCGAGCAGATTCCGCAGAAATTCTTAGAAAGCATTCTACTTACTTTAAGAAAAGCGGGCGTTTTAGGATCTAAAAAAGGGAAACACGGCGGTTATTATTTACGTCATGAACCTTCTCAAATTAATATGGCCGATGTGATGCGTGTCTTAGAAGGTCCCATTGCTATGGTGCCATGTGTGAGTTTAAATTTCTACGAAAAATGCGACGATTGTGTTAACGAAGCGCAATGTAGCGTGCATAAACTCATGATTCAGGTGCGAGATAGTAATCTTAACGTGTTTAAAAACACAACATTAGCTGACTTGTCTTTTTCAGAATAG
- a CDS encoding HEPN domain-containing protein: MQSFRTEIENPIVEKDIIELARKIELFNNGNIDEEKFRSLRLARGVYGQRQEGVQMIRIKLPYGKVKSNQLRRISDVSDEYSRGRLHITTRQDIQIHYVDLNRTPELWAELEKDDVTLREACGNTVRNVTASETAGIDVNEPFDVSPYADALYKFFLRNPICQEMGRKFKVSFSSTDADTGLAYMHDLGFIAKSENGVRGFKVMIGGGLGSQPRHADVLYDFLPSDKIIPTMEGVLRIFDRYGERKSRAKARMKFLIKDIGLEAFKALVEEEQNAIEFKTVAIDADAYEVSVPVSVEAPQVEIKDQKAFEIWKSTNLIPQKQEGYVAIGIKVLLGDFYTDKARLLADLVDKYAAGEIRLTLRQNIVIPFVKEELVPFFYTELEKLGFVEVGYNKAVDITACPGTDTCNLGIASSTGIADELERVIKAEYPQYLNNDDVVIKISGCMNACGQHNMANIGFQGMSVRTPDKLVAPALQVLLGGGNLGDGNGLFADKVVKVPSRRGPEALRRILDDFEANSNGKSFIEYYKATGDRYFYDLLNDLQDVTNLTPEDFIDWGNEEKYEKEIGVGECAGVVIDLVATLFLESEEKIENAQESLNNKVYSSAIYHAYSSLVNSAKAILLAENKKTNTHAGIISDFDTEFVASGKLDLGASFSDIIYQINKFAPTEEFAVRYIAEANQFLDKVRAFREADKSVVA; this comes from the coding sequence ATGCAAAGTTTTAGAACAGAAATAGAGAATCCAATTGTAGAAAAGGATATTATTGAATTAGCTCGAAAGATCGAGTTGTTTAATAATGGAAATATTGATGAAGAGAAATTCAGAAGTCTGCGTTTAGCTCGTGGTGTTTACGGTCAACGTCAGGAAGGCGTGCAAATGATTCGTATTAAATTACCTTACGGAAAAGTAAAGAGCAACCAGTTAAGAAGAATTTCTGATGTAAGTGATGAGTATTCTCGTGGACGTTTGCATATTACCACGCGTCAGGATATCCAGATTCACTATGTCGATTTAAATAGAACGCCGGAACTTTGGGCTGAACTTGAAAAAGACGATGTTACGTTAAGGGAAGCCTGTGGAAACACGGTACGAAACGTAACAGCCAGTGAAACCGCAGGTATCGATGTTAACGAACCATTCGATGTGTCGCCATATGCAGATGCCTTGTATAAGTTCTTTTTAAGAAATCCAATCTGTCAGGAAATGGGGCGTAAGTTTAAAGTGTCGTTTTCGTCAACCGATGCCGATACAGGATTAGCTTACATGCACGATTTAGGTTTTATTGCTAAAAGTGAAAATGGGGTTCGTGGATTTAAAGTGATGATTGGTGGTGGACTTGGGTCACAGCCACGTCATGCCGATGTGCTTTATGATTTTCTTCCAAGCGATAAAATCATCCCGACTATGGAAGGTGTATTAAGGATTTTTGATCGTTACGGTGAGCGTAAAAGCCGCGCCAAAGCACGTATGAAATTCTTAATCAAGGATATTGGTTTAGAGGCTTTCAAAGCTTTAGTTGAAGAAGAGCAAAATGCGATTGAATTTAAAACGGTAGCTATTGATGCTGATGCTTACGAAGTTTCGGTGCCCGTTTCGGTTGAAGCACCACAGGTTGAGATTAAAGATCAAAAGGCTTTTGAAATCTGGAAATCAACAAACTTAATTCCTCAAAAGCAGGAAGGTTATGTGGCTATAGGAATAAAAGTGCTTTTAGGTGATTTTTATACCGATAAAGCCCGTTTATTAGCCGATTTGGTAGATAAATACGCCGCAGGAGAAATTCGTTTAACATTGCGTCAGAATATTGTGATTCCTTTTGTTAAGGAAGAATTAGTGCCGTTTTTCTATACGGAATTGGAAAAATTAGGTTTCGTAGAAGTAGGTTATAATAAAGCGGTTGATATTACAGCGTGTCCGGGAACTGATACCTGTAATTTAGGTATTGCAAGTAGTACAGGTATTGCCGATGAGTTAGAGCGCGTTATTAAAGCTGAATATCCACAATATTTAAACAACGACGATGTTGTAATTAAAATTAGTGGATGTATGAATGCCTGCGGACAGCACAACATGGCTAACATTGGTTTTCAGGGGATGTCCGTTCGTACACCGGATAAATTAGTAGCGCCGGCCTTGCAAGTCTTGTTAGGAGGTGGTAACTTAGGTGATGGTAACGGATTATTTGCCGACAAGGTGGTGAAAGTGCCAAGTCGTAGAGGACCTGAGGCATTACGTCGAATTTTAGATGATTTTGAAGCAAATTCCAACGGAAAATCGTTTATTGAGTATTATAAAGCCACAGGAGATCGTTATTTTTACGATTTATTAAACGATCTTCAGGATGTGACTAATTTAACTCCGGAAGATTTTATCGACTGGGGTAACGAAGAAAAGTACGAAAAAGAGATTGGTGTTGGAGAGTGTGCAGGTGTTGTAATTGATCTAGTAGCAACCCTGTTCTTAGAAAGTGAAGAGAAAATTGAAAATGCGCAGGAATCCTTAAATAATAAAGTGTATTCAAGTGCTATTTACCATGCATATAGCTCTTTGGTTAATTCGGCGAAAGCCATTTTGTTAGCTGAAAACAAAAAGACAAACACACATGCGGGAATCATTAGTGATTTTGATACTGAGTTTGTGGCAAGTGGTAAATTAGATTTAGGAGCTTCTTTCTCTGATATCATCTATCAAATTAATAAATTTGCTCCTACAGAGGAGTTTGCTGTAAGGTATATTGCAGAAGCAAATCAGTTTTTAGATAAAGTGAGAGCTTTTAGAGAAGCAGATAAGAGTGTAGTAGCCTAA
- a CDS encoding glycoside hydrolase family 88 protein, with the protein MIKNIFKSLTLLSVILILLGYNNSDVKPIKSFNKIVKASTEQYTFLSNSIYDKLNSKRMMPRSIRKNGETGLTGIYDWTSGFYPGSLWYLNLLTNDSKWETLATQYTERLDSVQYWKENHDIGFMMECSYGNALKKSPSKAYDDVIVQTAKSLVTRFRPKAGIIQSWNASKQWNCPVIVDNMMNLELLFHATKISGDSTYYNVAVSHANTTMKNHFRTDYSSYHVLNYDTETGEILAKKTHQGYADDSSWARGQAWGLYGFTLCYRETKDPKYLEQALHIADYIKNHPNLPKDNIPYWDYNVPLNNDTPRDASAAAITASALYELCTFLDKKESKSYKNFANSIINSLSSPDYFAEPTTNNGFLLKHSVGSLPHNSEIDVPLNYADYYFLEALYRQKTLK; encoded by the coding sequence ATGATTAAAAACATTTTTAAGTCCTTAACCCTACTTTCTGTTATTCTAATACTTCTAGGTTATAATAACAGCGATGTTAAACCCATTAAATCCTTCAATAAAATTGTAAAAGCCAGTACTGAGCAATACACCTTTTTAAGTAACAGCATTTACGATAAACTAAATTCAAAACGTATGATGCCGAGATCCATTAGAAAAAATGGAGAAACCGGATTGACCGGTATTTACGACTGGACCAGTGGTTTCTATCCGGGTTCATTATGGTATTTAAATCTTTTAACCAACGATTCGAAGTGGGAAACACTTGCTACACAATACACAGAAAGATTAGATAGTGTACAATACTGGAAGGAAAATCATGATATCGGTTTTATGATGGAATGCAGCTATGGAAATGCCCTTAAAAAATCACCTTCAAAAGCATACGATGACGTTATTGTTCAAACCGCAAAGTCTTTAGTAACACGTTTTCGCCCTAAAGCGGGCATTATTCAATCCTGGAATGCCAGCAAACAATGGAATTGCCCTGTAATTGTCGATAACATGATGAATCTTGAATTACTATTCCATGCTACCAAAATTTCAGGAGACTCAACTTATTACAATGTGGCTGTTTCACATGCTAACACCACTATGAAAAATCACTTCAGAACAGATTATTCATCTTACCATGTATTGAACTACGATACAGAAACGGGAGAAATATTAGCTAAAAAAACACATCAGGGTTATGCCGATGATTCATCGTGGGCTCGTGGTCAGGCCTGGGGACTTTACGGTTTTACGCTTTGCTATAGAGAAACCAAAGACCCGAAATATTTAGAACAAGCGTTACATATTGCCGATTACATTAAAAATCATCCGAATTTACCAAAAGACAACATTCCGTACTGGGATTATAATGTCCCTCTAAACAACGACACACCTCGTGATGCTTCGGCAGCAGCCATTACAGCTTCAGCTTTATACGAATTATGTACGTTTTTAGATAAAAAAGAAAGCAAGTCTTATAAAAATTTCGCAAACAGCATTATCAACTCTTTAAGCAGCCCTGATTATTTTGCTGAACCAACAACAAATAACGGGTTCTTATTAAAACATTCCGTTGGAAGTCTTCCTCACAATTCTGAAATCGATGTACCATTAAATTACGCCGATTACTATTTCTTAGAAGCCCTTTACAGACAAAAAACTTTAAAATAA
- a CDS encoding precorrin-2 dehydrogenase/sirohydrochlorin ferrochelatase family protein, translating into MERNNLYPIFLKTSQLNVLIVGGGNVAEEKLGFLLKSSPDANVTMVSPMFRAGTLTLAEKGQVKLIESKYKKRFLKGHHIVIATTDVPEVNIKVHKHCRKRSILINVADNPPYCDFYMGGIVTKGNVKVAISTNGKSPTTAKRLRQFFEDVIPENVDDLVKNLNEYRKTIKGDFEQKVETLNEFTKGLIETSAIKSNQEE; encoded by the coding sequence ATGGAAAGGAATAATTTATATCCTATTTTTTTAAAGACAAGCCAGTTAAACGTACTCATAGTAGGAGGGGGAAATGTTGCTGAAGAAAAATTAGGATTTCTATTAAAATCAAGTCCAGACGCGAATGTTACTATGGTGTCGCCAATGTTTAGAGCAGGTACACTGACACTGGCCGAAAAAGGACAAGTGAAATTAATAGAATCGAAATATAAAAAGCGGTTTTTAAAAGGACATCATATAGTTATTGCAACTACTGATGTGCCTGAAGTTAATATTAAAGTACATAAACATTGCCGCAAACGTAGTATTTTAATAAACGTTGCCGATAATCCACCGTATTGTGATTTTTATATGGGAGGTATTGTTACAAAAGGAAACGTGAAAGTGGCGATTTCAACAAACGGAAAATCGCCAACAACAGCCAAACGATTACGTCAGTTTTTCGAGGATGTGATTCCTGAAAATGTTGACGATTTGGTGAAGAATTTAAACGAATATAGAAAAACTATAAAAGGTGATTTCGAACAAAAGGTGGAAACACTAAACGAATTTACCAAAGGATTGATTGAAACATCCGCAATTAAGTCGAATCAAGAAGAATAA
- a CDS encoding sulfate adenylyltransferase subunit 1: MEVLKIATAGSVDDGKSTLIGRILYDTKSLTTDKLEAIKKTSKQRGYDYLDFSLATDGLVAEREQGITIDVAHIYFSTKKKSYIIADTPGHVEYTRNMVTGASTSQASIILIDARKGVIEQTNRHFFINNLLRIKDIVVAINKMDLVDYSEEVYNKIKADFEELMSKRDYQDQKITFIPVSALKGDNVVHKSDKMSWYKGQALLEHLEQLNKADIYNVGTPRFPVQYVIRPKTEEFHDFRGYAGKVYGGNLSVGDEVIVLPSKTRSKIKDIYFYNEKYETASRRSSVTITLEDDINVSRGDMIVKENDIPTIDKQFTANVCWMDAEHLTPGTKYVVQHGVNKVLAKVDRINHKIHPDYSGIEKDVTELKVNDIASVTFKLNKPIFYDQFKNHRTNGSFILIDTQSNNTVGAGFIQ; the protein is encoded by the coding sequence ATGGAAGTATTAAAAATAGCAACAGCAGGAAGTGTAGATGACGGAAAAAGTACGTTAATAGGTCGTATTCTTTACGATACAAAATCATTAACTACCGACAAGTTAGAGGCTATAAAAAAAACAAGTAAACAACGCGGTTATGATTATTTGGATTTCTCGTTGGCTACCGATGGTTTAGTGGCAGAAAGAGAACAAGGGATTACTATCGATGTGGCTCATATTTATTTTTCAACAAAAAAGAAAAGCTACATTATTGCAGATACACCTGGTCATGTGGAGTATACACGAAACATGGTAACGGGAGCATCAACGTCGCAGGCTTCTATCATTTTAATCGATGCAAGAAAAGGGGTTATCGAACAAACCAACCGTCACTTCTTTATCAATAATTTATTACGAATTAAAGATATTGTTGTTGCTATTAACAAAATGGATTTGGTAGATTATTCTGAAGAAGTTTATAACAAAATCAAAGCAGATTTTGAAGAGCTGATGAGTAAGCGTGATTATCAGGATCAAAAAATCACTTTTATTCCTGTAAGTGCTTTAAAAGGAGATAATGTTGTTCATAAGTCAGATAAGATGTCTTGGTATAAAGGGCAGGCTTTATTAGAGCATTTAGAGCAATTAAACAAAGCCGATATTTATAATGTAGGAACGCCTCGTTTCCCGGTTCAGTATGTTATTCGTCCTAAAACTGAAGAGTTTCACGATTTTAGAGGCTACGCCGGAAAAGTGTATGGTGGTAATTTAAGTGTTGGAGATGAGGTGATTGTATTGCCATCTAAAACCAGATCGAAAATTAAAGACATCTACTTTTATAATGAAAAGTATGAAACCGCTTCAAGACGATCTTCGGTTACCATCACTTTAGAAGATGATATTAATGTAAGTCGTGGCGATATGATTGTTAAAGAAAACGATATACCAACTATCGACAAACAGTTTACAGCAAATGTATGTTGGATGGATGCAGAGCATTTAACACCAGGAACAAAGTACGTCGTTCAGCATGGTGTTAATAAGGTGTTAGCAAAAGTAGATCGAATCAATCATAAGATACATCCAGATTACTCGGGGATAGAGAAAGATGTTACCGAGTTAAAAGTAAACGATATTGCTTCGGTAACGTTTAAATTAAATAAACCTATTTTTTACGATCAATTTAAAAATCACAGAACAAACGGTTCTTTCATTTTAATTGATACGCAATCCAACAATACGGTAGGAGCAGGGTTTATCCAGTAA
- a CDS encoding trans-sulfuration enzyme family protein — MSQEKHFETLAVRTQSETTQFSEHSVPLYLTSGFVFDDAEEMRASFAEEKQRDLYSRYSNPNVNEFVEKVCLMEGAESGYAFASGMAAVFSTFATLLDAGDHVVSCSSVFGATHGLFTKYFPKWNIECSYFNINETETIESLIKPNTKFLYAETPTNPGVDVIDLEFLSAICKKHNILLIIDNCFATPYLQNPIKHGADIVIHSATKLMDGQGRVLGGVAVGKKELIREIYLFSRLTGPAMSPFNAWVLSKSLETLAVRTEKHCENALKIAEFLESHPKVKWVKYPFLKSHPQYEIAKKQMRLGGSIVAFEVEGGVEGGRSFFDNIKMCSLSANLGDTRTIVTHPASTTHAKVEPEVKAAVGITDGSVRISAGLEHIDDIIADLKQALG; from the coding sequence ATGAGTCAAGAAAAACATTTTGAAACATTAGCAGTTAGAACGCAGTCGGAAACAACACAGTTTTCAGAACATTCCGTGCCTTTGTATTTAACATCGGGATTTGTTTTTGATGATGCCGAAGAAATGAGAGCGTCGTTTGCTGAAGAAAAGCAACGCGATTTATATAGTCGATATAGCAACCCGAATGTAAACGAATTTGTAGAAAAAGTATGTTTAATGGAGGGTGCAGAAAGTGGCTATGCTTTTGCTAGCGGTATGGCAGCTGTGTTTTCAACCTTTGCGACATTATTAGATGCTGGAGATCATGTGGTGTCTTGTAGCTCTGTTTTTGGAGCAACTCACGGGTTGTTTACCAAGTATTTTCCGAAATGGAATATTGAATGTTCTTATTTCAATATTAATGAAACTGAAACGATTGAAAGTTTAATAAAACCGAATACAAAGTTTTTATATGCTGAAACACCAACCAATCCTGGTGTCGATGTTATAGATTTAGAATTTTTAAGTGCTATTTGTAAAAAGCATAACATTCTTTTAATTATCGACAATTGCTTTGCGACACCGTATTTACAAAACCCGATTAAACATGGAGCCGATATCGTTATTCATTCAGCGACGAAGTTAATGGATGGTCAAGGCCGTGTTTTAGGAGGAGTTGCTGTTGGTAAAAAGGAATTGATAAGAGAAATTTATTTATTCTCACGTCTTACGGGTCCTGCTATGAGTCCGTTTAATGCCTGGGTTTTATCAAAATCTTTAGAAACTTTGGCAGTAAGAACAGAAAAGCATTGTGAAAACGCACTTAAAATTGCTGAGTTTTTAGAAAGTCACCCGAAAGTAAAATGGGTAAAATATCCGTTTTTAAAATCGCATCCTCAATACGAAATTGCTAAAAAGCAAATGCGTTTAGGAGGAAGTATAGTCGCTTTTGAAGTTGAAGGTGGAGTTGAAGGTGGACGTTCATTTTTTGATAATATTAAAATGTGTTCCCTATCGGCTAATTTAGGCGATACAAGAACCATTGTAACGCATCCAGCAAGTACAACACATGCAAAAGTAGAACCTGAAGTAAAGGCAGCTGTTGGTATTACCGATGGTTCGGTACGTATATCGGCAGGTTTAGAGCATATCGATGATATTATTGCCGATTTAAAACAAGCGTTAGGATAA
- the cysD gene encoding sulfate adenylyltransferase subunit CysD, translating into MNKDTSHINSLENEAIYIIREVAAQFERPVLLFSGGKDSITLVRLAVKAFYPAKVPFPLMHIDTGHNFPETIEFRDRLVEELGLELIVRNVQDSIDEGKVKEETGRYASRNQLQTTTLLDAIEEFKFDACIGGARRDEEKARAKERIFSVRDDFGQWDEKNQRPELFDMLNGQIDLGQNVRVFPISNWTELDVWSYIEEENIEIPSIYFAHKRKVFLRDGMIWSADDEVVYRDDHEEVIEELVRFRTVGDMSCTAAVLSDATTITKVVEEIRESTISERGARIDDKRSEAAMEKRKQQGYF; encoded by the coding sequence ATGAACAAAGACACATCACATATCAATTCATTAGAAAACGAAGCCATTTACATTATTAGAGAAGTAGCAGCACAATTTGAAAGACCTGTACTGTTATTTTCAGGAGGAAAAGATTCTATCACATTGGTAAGACTGGCTGTTAAAGCCTTTTATCCGGCAAAAGTACCTTTCCCTTTAATGCATATCGATACCGGACATAATTTCCCGGAGACTATTGAATTTAGAGATCGTTTGGTTGAAGAATTAGGACTTGAACTTATTGTTAGAAATGTTCAGGATTCTATTGATGAAGGAAAAGTAAAAGAAGAAACAGGGCGTTATGCAAGTAGAAACCAGTTGCAAACCACAACGCTTTTAGATGCTATTGAAGAATTTAAGTTTGATGCCTGTATTGGAGGTGCACGTCGCGATGAGGAAAAAGCAAGAGCTAAAGAACGTATTTTCTCTGTGCGAGACGATTTTGGTCAGTGGGATGAGAAAAACCAGCGTCCGGAATTATTCGATATGTTAAATGGTCAGATCGATTTAGGTCAGAACGTTCGTGTGTTCCCAATTTCTAACTGGACAGAGTTAGATGTTTGGTCTTATATAGAAGAAGAAAATATTGAAATTCCTTCCATCTATTTTGCACACAAACGTAAAGTGTTTTTAAGAGATGGTATGATTTGGTCTGCAGATGATGAAGTGGTTTACAGAGATGATCATGAAGAAGTAATTGAAGAATTAGTGCGTTTTAGAACAGTAGGAGATATGAGTTGTACGGCAGCTGTATTGTCAGATGCAACAACCATTACCAAAGTAGTTGAAGAAATTCGCGAAAGCACCATTTCAGAGCGTGGAGCGCGTATTGATGATAAGCGTTCAGAGGCTGCGATGGAAAAACGTAAGCAACAAGGGTATTTCTAA
- a CDS encoding phosphoadenosine phosphosulfate reductase domain-containing protein has protein sequence MITEDTLQELNKIYKDAKPSEIIKKALELNEEAVVTTNFRPYEAAILHAVKQEASSIPVVWCDTGYNTPQTYRHAEQVIKDLDLNVFLYVPKQTAAHRDAVMGIPGVDAPEHALFTEQVKLEPFRRAMEEHKPKVWFTNLRQGQTAFRDSIGIFSVSKDGVLKVSPFYYWSDADLDTYLQDHNLPNEFKYFDPTKALANRECGLHA, from the coding sequence ATGATTACAGAAGATACATTACAGGAACTAAATAAGATATATAAAGACGCGAAACCGTCTGAAATTATTAAAAAAGCTTTGGAGTTGAATGAAGAAGCCGTGGTAACCACAAATTTCAGACCTTATGAAGCAGCTATTTTACATGCTGTGAAACAGGAAGCGTCATCTATTCCGGTGGTATGGTGCGATACCGGATACAATACACCACAAACCTACAGACACGCCGAGCAAGTTATAAAAGATTTGGATTTAAATGTGTTTTTATATGTGCCAAAACAAACTGCTGCACATCGCGATGCAGTTATGGGAATTCCAGGTGTCGATGCACCGGAACACGCTTTATTTACAGAGCAAGTGAAGTTAGAGCCTTTCAGACGTGCAATGGAAGAGCATAAACCAAAAGTTTGGTTTACAAATTTACGTCAGGGACAAACTGCTTTTAGAGATAGTATTGGTATATTTAGTGTGAGTAAAGATGGGGTTTTAAAAGTAAGTCCGTTCTATTATTGGTCTGACGCCGATTTAGATACTTATTTGCAAGACCACAATTTGCCGAATGAGTTTAAATATTTCGATCCAACTAAAGCATTAGCAAACCGAGAGTGTGGTTTACATGCTTAA
- the cobA gene encoding uroporphyrinogen-III C-methyltransferase yields MSKITPKLTVVGAGPGDVELITLKAIKAIEAANVILYDALINEELLKYASADIELIFVGKRKGCYAFQQEQINELIVAKAKEKGHVVRLKGGDPFIFGRGAEEIDYARGFGLETFVVPGITSAIAVPAYQGIPLTKRGSSESFWVITATTKNHSLSTDVPLAAKSTATVVILMGMHKLAEIVEIFKAEGKADTPMAIIQNGTRADENVGIGTVSTIEAIVAEKQLGSPAIIVIGDVVEKRVELSTICEEINKMV; encoded by the coding sequence ATGAGTAAAATAACCCCGAAATTAACAGTTGTAGGCGCAGGGCCAGGCGATGTCGAGTTAATTACATTAAAAGCCATTAAAGCTATTGAGGCTGCTAATGTGATTCTTTATGATGCATTGATTAATGAAGAACTTTTAAAGTATGCTTCAGCAGATATCGAGTTGATTTTTGTGGGTAAACGTAAAGGGTGCTATGCTTTTCAGCAGGAACAAATCAACGAGTTAATTGTTGCTAAGGCCAAAGAAAAAGGTCATGTTGTACGATTAAAAGGTGGCGACCCTTTTATTTTTGGTCGTGGAGCCGAAGAAATAGATTATGCCAGAGGTTTTGGTTTAGAAACCTTTGTAGTTCCTGGAATTACATCGGCGATTGCGGTGCCGGCTTATCAGGGTATTCCGTTAACCAAACGTGGATCTTCCGAAAGTTTTTGGGTGATTACTGCGACTACTAAAAACCATAGTTTGTCAACCGATGTGCCTTTAGCAGCAAAATCAACAGCAACAGTTGTTATCCTTATGGGGATGCATAAATTGGCTGAAATTGTTGAAATTTTCAAAGCTGAAGGCAAAGCAGATACACCTATGGCTATCATTCAAAATGGTACTAGAGCAGATGAAAATGTTGGTATTGGGACCGTTAGTACGATTGAAGCTATAGTTGCTGAAAAGCAATTAGGTTCGCCTGCAATTATTGTTATTGGAGATGTTGTTGAAAAACGTGTAGAGTTATCAACGATTTGTGAAGAAATAAATAAAATGGTTTAG